TGGCAAGATTGCGTGCGTTGTTTTCCAGCTCCTGTTCCAGTATCTGCCGGGAACGGTAATAGTTGTAGCCGAGCGCTGCGGCAAAGATGCACGAGCAACAGAGTGTGATTACGAATACCAGCCTGACGACAATGCTACTTTTCCCGGGCATTGGACCTCCCGCTGAAGGTGGCATAGTCGGGATAGCTCCGGATCAGACCATTTGCACGCAGAGCACGGCCAACCCCCTCATAATCCTGCTGTTTGAGCAGGCCCGGTAATCCTCGGGGAGCGTCGTACATGATCAGATCCCGCATCCGGTCAAGCATCCATTTCTGATGAACCCGGTTGGCAGGTATCTGAGCCTCGCGCATATACTTGATGACAACATCCAGCGCTTCATCCGGATGGGCAAAGGCGTAATGCCACCCCTCCAGCGAGGCCGCCACAAAGGCTTTTGCCAGGGCTGGATCATTTTGCAGTGTCTTTTCCAGGGTATAAATCCCGTCTTCCGGGTACTGCATCCCCAGTTCATGAAGTGAGAAAACCTGCAGCTCATCGGGATCAAGCCCTGCATTGAGCATCACATGGTACTCGTTATACCACATGGCGGATGTCACATCGATGCCGTCGCGCAGAAAGAGGTTTATCGTGTGTGACTGGGGAACCTCCCGCACCTTGATCCCGTACCTGGCGACCAGAGCACGCGGTGGTATTGACAACTCTCCTCCCCACATCCCTACCTTCCTGCCGTTCATATCCTTAACAGTTTTAATGCCGCTGGATTTTTTAGCGACCAGCATCATTGAGGAACGCTGAATGATCTGCGCCAGGTTCACCAGTTTTACACCGGCAGAGTGGCGTTTCAGCGCCGTTGTCAACCAGAGCACGGCAAAATCCGCCTTGCCCTCCTGCAGGGTCTGTGCAGGAGAATAGCCCGGTCCGGCCTTGAGAATCTTCAGGTCAATGCCGTGGCGGGCATAGATCCCTTTGTCAAGGGCCACATAATAGCCGGCAAACTGGGCCTGGGGGCTCCAGAGCGGCATCAGGGAGGCCTTTTTCAGGGCAGTTTCAACGGCGCCGGCAGGAGACCAGGGGGCATAACAGAGTACAAACAGCATCAGTGCGCTGATCTGCCTCAGCCAGGTCCATCCGTTGTGATTGCGTTGTGATTGGAGTGAGATGGTCATAGTGTCTGCCGGTCAGGTACAAAACCAGCCACATTCCTCATGAAGTTTTCAGGGGATATGGCAAAATCGGTGCAAGCAGTTATTGGGATCAACATCTTAGTTGTTGTTTGCAAATGGTAACACCAGCACGGCAACTGTCAATCTGAAAGCGGGTTCATCATCAAATGCAGACAGTGCATGGCCGCATTGCGCTCCCGCTTGCAGCGAAATTCTCTAACTGCAGCAACTCTGCATCTGCAACGCACCGGCCGGGCAGACATGGCTGCAGAGTGAACAGCTCTTGCAGACAGTCGGATCGATCCCCGGCAGCCCCTTGTTCCAGCTGATGGCCTGGTAACCTCCGTCGCGACAGGCAGTAAAGCAGGCGCCGCAGTGAGTACAACGCTCAGCCAGCAGTCTTGGAGAAACCATCGTGCCAGCGGGCAACTTCTTGAAACTGGTGGCTGAATCTCGACAGAGCCCGATAAAATCAACCGGAGCGGTAAAATCATGCCACGTCATGAACTCCCGCAGTTCCTGTTGCATTCTGTCAATTATGCCAAAACCATGCAGCATTACTTCGGTGGCCATCTGCACGACAGGTGCACCCAAGAGCATGAACTCCACGGCGTCAAAGCCGTTGGCGATGCCACCGCTGGCCATGACCGGTAAACCGGGTGACTGACAGAGTTCGCTGACTGCCCGCAGGGCAATCGGTTTGATACCAGGGCCGGAATAACCGCCATAGCTGGTTTTGCCGCCGATATCAGGTTTTGGCCGCAAGGTACGCAGATCAAAGCCAAAGAATGAGGGAATGGTATTGATGGCACAGAACCCGTGAGCACCGGCCAGGGCCAGCTCTTCTGCAATATTCTGGATGTTGGCTACAGCGGCAGTCAGTTTGGGAATCACCGGAATGGTGATCTCTTTACAGTCTGTTACCCAACGGGTGATCTGTGCCGCATAGTCCGGATTCTGACCGATGGCTGCCCCACGGCCCCGTTCCGGGTAACCGTGGGGGCAGGAAAAATTAAGTTCCAGCAGGTCTGCCCCGGCATCCTGACAGCCCAGGGCAAGGGAGTGCCACTCATCAGGTGAATTGGCAGCCCCCATGATACTGCCAATGATCGGACAATCGGGAAAATCAGCCTTGATGCACCGGATGGCCCGATACCACTCATCCGGTGCCTGTTCACTCAACAGCTCCAGGTTTTCAAAACCGGTGATCCGGTTGCCATGCCTGATTGCAGCAAAACGGTTGGGCAGGTTGTGTACCGGTTCGCGAATAAGGGTCTTGATCACGGCCCCGCCCCACCCTGCTTCAAAGGCACGCCGCACCATGTCAGCGGTGGCGGTGGGTGGGGCCGAGGCCAGAACAAACGGATTCCTGAAGACTACTCCCAAATAGGTTGAATCCAGGACAACAGGCATATGGTTACTCCTGTCTTCATCAAAACTGCAGTAACGTGATACCGCTTAAAAGGATCAATCTGCAGTATTGCAACCTTTTCCTTGCTCTCCGATTACAGCGTGGGATACAAGGTCTGCAGGTGTGCCTTCATGGCCGGGCTGAGCTGTTTGAACAGCTGGGCATTGTATGATGCGTTGTACGGTACCCCTTGCAGGGTCAGATCAACAAACTGGATTGATGGATCGGTATAGGCATCTCCGGAATGTGCTACAGCAATATCACCTCCCTGCACCCGGGTCGGGTCTATGGGACCAAAGTCATTACCATAGTATGTCGCATAGTTTGGAGGATTGCCTTTTAACGGATTTTGCAGAATCTGCTGCGTTGCAATGGCATACTTGCGTGATGTTGCTGCGGGTGTGCCTTCTTTTACTGCGATATCAACATTCACCGCCTCAATTGAGATGCTGTAGTCGCTATTAATGAAGATCTCGAAGGTGCGGAACTGCTGCGGGAAATCACGCAGTGATGAGCTTTCAACCTGCCAGAAGCCGTTTTCAGGAACGCCTCCGATAGCAGGCGGTTGAAATGCCTTGACAGTGTTGACATGACGGTGCCCGGCGATCCACATCAACAGGTTTGTGCTGTTCTGAAGGGTAGTAACCAACTCCGTAATAGTGCAGGCATTCGTGATTGTGGCGTTGGAATCACCAAGCCACCATTCCAGTTCAGTGCCAACGTTGCTAACACAGATCGGGATATGGCAGGCAATGATCATCAGCTGATTGGCTGCCTGACCATCGGCAAGTTCCGCCTTAAGCCAGTTCCAGCGTGCTGCATCGAGGAAGCCGTGACCATGAATATCGAGAGAACCGTCGTCTTCACGCTGGGTATCATCCAGTACAATCACCTTCAGCGGCACACTTGCCTTGGGCACAAAACTGTAGCAGGCAAACCCGGCTCTGTCAGCAGCCGGAACCAGACCAAAATTGGGGTTGGAAGTAACCAGGTTAAAACCATGGCCGACCGGACTGGTGGTTGTCTTGAAAAACTCCTGAATCCAATCGGTTCTAGGTAACGAGCGACGGTTGGGGTCGGCAACCACCTTGGGAGCCGTTGCGAGAGTTCCTGCGAATTTTATGGTACCCAACGGAGTTGTACCGTCAATTACGCCTTGATAGTATCTGTCATTTGAATCATTCAGCCTGGTATTGTTGATATTGGCCGGGAATAAGGCCGGTTGTGTAAGGGTGACGGGCGTAAGCAGGTCATTTGACACTGACCAGACCGTATCGCTAACGTATGACTCAGCAAGGCCGGCAGTCTCAGAGATTGGGAATGAGCCGATCATGAAATGGTCATGATTACCAAGGGCCTGATAAAACGGGATCGATTTATCCAGACCGGCAGCCTTGAACGGCTTCTGGTAATCAATGCTGTCGGCCCCGTCATGGGCACCGGAACTGGGTGTAATCACCTTACCGTCAATGATATCAAGATACCACCTGAGTTCGTTGTACATACTAGTGTTGCAGACATCACCCAGCGAAATAAAGAAATCAAAGGGATCTTTCCTATGCAGGGCATTTGCCGTCTGAATGGCCGCATCAAAGACCTGGGGGGTGTACAACATAACACCGGAGTAGATGGAGCTGTTTTGCCCGGCAAAACCAGGAAGGCTTTGCTGGAGATAGATCAACTGATTGGGCGCTTCCTTGTCAGTCAGATGGATATCGGTCATGGCAAAGAAGTTCAGCAGCCGTGTCTTTTTGGTAACTAATGCGGCACTATAGCCGCTTGGCATGATATCGGTCCGCTGCACGACCGGCAGTGGCCAGTCGACATAGCTCCATTTGCCATACCCCAAAGAATCATAGTCGGCAATCCGGTACAGCTGATTCCATTTAAGCGCGCTCTTGCCATTGGGACTGTAGAGCGGGTCAGGCGGATCAGGCATTGTACCGGGAGAAGGAGCTGCAGAAGCCGGCGTGTAAGGGAATGAGATCATCCGCTCACTGGTTTTAACCACCTTTGAATCAATCGGGTATCCGGCAATCTGGGCTGAGCTGCTACTGCTGCTGCCACATCCATAATTAAGCGAGCCCAAAGAGATACAGGCAGCTGTTCCGGCAGTGTATTTGATGAAATCCCGTCGTGAAACTTCACCGCTTTTTTTCTGTTTATTCTCCTGCATCTTGACTTCGTCACTCATAGAGTTCCCCTTTGCTTGGATGTTGCTGCCTGATACTCTCTGCAACCCCAGTCCCTGCATTATACCGGTGTGCCTGCGTTGGCGATGACTGCCTGCATTGTTGGAGTCAATTGTACCACCAGTTCTGCATTTATCGAGTGGGAGGTAGCATCACCCATCGGAACGTGCGCGGTGATCCGTGCCGTGGCAATGGCGTTGCCCCGCGAGGTTGTTGCCGGAGATGCAGTTGATACTGCAGGATCAACATTGGTGATGATGATTGAGACGGTGTTATTGGTGTTGCGGTAGATCCTGAAGGTGCGGAACTGCTGTGGAAAATCCCGCAGTGACGAGGTCTCAACCTCCCAGAAACTGCGGGTAGGATCGGTGGGGTGAATCTGCGGCGTAACGGTGTTCATATGGCGGTGCCCGGCAATCCACATGATCAGGTTCGGATAGCCCTGAAGCACGGATAGCAATGCATCATCATTGACAACGGAATAGACGGGCATTGGGAGAAACAGCGTCATGATCTGAGGATTTGTGGCCACTTGGGCAGGATCCGTCACCAGGTCTTTATACACCCTGAACGGTATATGTGCTGCAATGATCATCAGCTGGTTATTGTCCTGTCCAGCCTGCAACTCTTGTTTAAGCCAATCCAGCCGGATCTGGTCAAGACTGCCGCCGGCATAGTTGGGCTGCCCGGTCCCCTTGCAGGTATCATCCAGCACAATGACCTTGATCGGCATGTTTGCCTTGGGAACAAAGCTGTAGCAGGCAAAATCACGTGCCATGGCCGGGTCCACCAGATTAAAACCATGGCCTACCGGAGTTGATGTTGTGATAAAAAATTCCCGGATCCAGTTTTGACTTGAAGACAGGGAGGTTGAAAGCGAACGGCGGTCCGGATCGGCAACAACAGAAGGAGGTACCGGATAATTCTGCTCCGGGCCGGAAAGGATAACCGGCCCCAAGGGGTCAGAGCCATCAATTACCCCTGAGTAAAAGCCTGGTTGCCCGATACTCTGACAATTAGCAGCCGAGTTATCCGTGGTCAGTATGCTATTGGAAATATGGGCCGCCCGGAGCAGTGGCGATTCGTAACAGGACCCCATCCAGAACTGATCATGGTTCCCCAGCACCTGGTACCAGGGGATTGACTTGTCCAGTCCGGCTGCCTGGTACGGTTTCTGATAATCGATAAATCCGGCTCCGACATGGTCCCCAGAACTAGGGGTGATAACCTTGCCGTCAAGCACGTCAATATACCACCTCAGCTCGTTATACTGGGTGTTGTTACAGGCATCACCAAGGGCAATGCCAAAATCAAACGGTGATGTTCTATGTACCGCATTGATGGTCTGAACAGCAGCATCAAGCAGATGGGTAGATGCCAGTATTACCGGCGAATAGGCCGACGAATTCATTGTTGTCGAGCCTGCAGCTTGACTCCACTCAAAATACAGCGGCTGGGCTGGCGACTCCTTGTCAGTAATATGCACGTCGGTTATGGTAAAAAACGACAGCAGCAATGCAGCATTCGGTGCTTTTACGGCAATGGTTTCCCACACCGTACAGGGCAATCCCGGCCCGACGTTCCATGAGCTGTAGTTATACTGGCTGTAGCGTGCCAGCTCTTTGGGTGCAATCAGTGGTGCGCCTGCCGCCACCGGAACCGGGAGGATCTGGTGTTCTGCAGTTGTATAGACTGTGTTCGAGATCGGCCATTGAATAACCTGTACCGTACTGCTGCTGCATCCGATATTCAGCGTCGTCAGATACATGCAGGCAACCGTTCCGGCTGAATATTTCACAAAATCCCGCCGTGTTACCGCACCGGACATCGTTGGATCGTTGCTTGCCATAACCGTCTCCTTTGTAAGGTTTTCAGCAAACTATCAGCAGGGGTCCACACACGTCATGACAATCAAAAAAGCCCCTTCTGCATACAACAGAAGGGGCTTTAAAATAGATAATCTATCTACTGTTACTCGTTAAAACTCTGCTTCACGGGTCTCGATCAGAAGCGATTCAAGCTCTGCAATCTGCAGTTCGCCAATATCAAGCACCTCTGCCTCCAGAGTCAGCTGCAGGGCCAGATCCGGTTCTTTAATCAACCCCAGACCGACCTTGTGGCAGGCAAGGTTAACAAAGCGAACAATGGCCAGCATTTTGTTGACCGGATCCCACTCTTCAAGATGGTGATCCCTGATGACATCGCAATACATGGAGGGGAAGTTCCAGTGCTGCATCAAACGATAGCCCTGTTCAACATGCATCGCGTCAAAGATTTCCATGATCAGGTCGTCATCAAACATGGAGCTGATAACTCCTGCCTTGACCAGCCGCTCAATCGCCTTGAGCAGGTAGAGCTTACCCACGTCATGCAGCAGGGCAGCCAGATAGATCTCATCTGCGATGCCGCGCATACCACAGTTGTGGGCCAGCCAGCGGGCTCCCAGAGCTGAACCGTGGCTGTGCAGCCAGAGTTCTTTCATGTAGGCATCCAGAGCCGGATTTTCAGAGGCGTGGGCCGAGGCCTGCGAAGCGGCAATGGCTATATTGATTACCTGCTGGGCACCAAGTCTGATTACCGCTTCTTTAATGGTAGCAACCTTGGTACGCCCCATATACATCGGCGAGTTGGCCATCTTCAGCATCTGGCTGGCCAGCGACTGATCTTCGTTCGCCACCTGAGCCACTTCATCAACGGTAAAGTCATAGTCTGACAGCATACGCTGCAGCTTCAGCGCCACCGGATGGAAGATCGGCAGCTCGATCGGTTGAGAAGCCAGTAATTTCCTGACTGTTTCAGGCAATGCTACCTGGGACATGCATCCCTCCTGGGGGAACTAACCTGTAAATGTAAATTTACGTTATTTCTAAGTTAAATTAGTCAATATGTCAATCAATCCCAGGAAAATTGTGCTGTTCCAAGCGTTAAATTAACGGGATACTCCCTGGCAGTTCCTTCCCTGCCCTTTTTAACCGACGTAACCTGAATCGTCCTGACATTCACAAATCCGGTTTTCGTGAAGTAGTCTTCCATCTCTGCCACACTGAAGCCGTTGTGATAAATGCCGGTTGGATCGTCATGAAAACTGCCGTCTTCCGACTCCAGGTCTGCAATACAAAGTTGTCCGCCACTGCGCATGGCTGCATGGAAGAGTCCAAACAGCGTGCCCGGGTCAGCAATATGGTGCATGGTCATACTGCTGACAATCAGATCAAATGGTCCCGGTAAGCTAACCGGTCCAGCATGATCAAGCAGGAACGGGAGAACATTTGTTATGCCGGCATCAGCCAGTTTTGCAGTCAACTGCTCAAGCATCCCCTGGGAACTGTCAGCCGCCACCATCTGCTGTACCAGAGGTGCAA
Above is a window of Trichlorobacter lovleyi SZ DNA encoding:
- a CDS encoding HDOD domain-containing protein, yielding MSQVALPETVRKLLASQPIELPIFHPVALKLQRMLSDYDFTVDEVAQVANEDQSLASQMLKMANSPMYMGRTKVATIKEAVIRLGAQQVINIAIAASQASAHASENPALDAYMKELWLHSHGSALGARWLAHNCGMRGIADEIYLAALLHDVGKLYLLKAIERLVKAGVISSMFDDDLIMEIFDAMHVEQGYRLMQHWNFPSMYCDVIRDHHLEEWDPVNKMLAIVRFVNLACHKVGLGLIKEPDLALQLTLEAEVLDIGELQIAELESLLIETREAEF
- a CDS encoding ABC transporter substrate-binding protein; its protein translation is MTISLQSQRNHNGWTWLRQISALMLFVLCYAPWSPAGAVETALKKASLMPLWSPQAQFAGYYVALDKGIYARHGIDLKILKAGPGYSPAQTLQEGKADFAVLWLTTALKRHSAGVKLVNLAQIIQRSSMMLVAKKSSGIKTVKDMNGRKVGMWGGELSIPPRALVARYGIKVREVPQSHTINLFLRDGIDVTSAMWYNEYHVMLNAGLDPDELQVFSLHELGMQYPEDGIYTLEKTLQNDPALAKAFVAASLEGWHYAFAHPDEALDVVIKYMREAQIPANRVHQKWMLDRMRDLIMYDAPRGLPGLLKQQDYEGVGRALRANGLIRSYPDYATFSGRSNAREK
- a CDS encoding class I SAM-dependent DNA methyltransferase, coding for MSRQLRDFNAVAARWDQEPRRVQLASAVSEAIIRNAGPSQAMRVLDFGAGTGLVTLALAPLVQQMVAADSSQGMLEQLTAKLADAGITNVLPFLLDHAGPVSLPGPFDLIVSSMTMHHIADPGTLFGLFHAAMRSGGQLCIADLESEDGSFHDDPTGIYHNGFSVAEMEDYFTKTGFVNVRTIQVTSVKKGREGTAREYPVNLTLGTAQFSWD
- a CDS encoding TIGR03768 family metallophosphoesterase, with translation MSDEVKMQENKQKKSGEVSRRDFIKYTAGTAACISLGSLNYGCGSSSSSSAQIAGYPIDSKVVKTSERMISFPYTPASAAPSPGTMPDPPDPLYSPNGKSALKWNQLYRIADYDSLGYGKWSYVDWPLPVVQRTDIMPSGYSAALVTKKTRLLNFFAMTDIHLTDKEAPNQLIYLQQSLPGFAGQNSSIYSGVMLYTPQVFDAAIQTANALHRKDPFDFFISLGDVCNTSMYNELRWYLDIIDGKVITPSSGAHDGADSIDYQKPFKAAGLDKSIPFYQALGNHDHFMIGSFPISETAGLAESYVSDTVWSVSNDLLTPVTLTQPALFPANINNTRLNDSNDRYYQGVIDGTTPLGTIKFAGTLATAPKVVADPNRRSLPRTDWIQEFFKTTTSPVGHGFNLVTSNPNFGLVPAADRAGFACYSFVPKASVPLKVIVLDDTQREDDGSLDIHGHGFLDAARWNWLKAELADGQAANQLMIIACHIPICVSNVGTELEWWLGDSNATITNACTITELVTTLQNSTNLLMWIAGHRHVNTVKAFQPPAIGGVPENGFWQVESSSLRDFPQQFRTFEIFINSDYSISIEAVNVDIAVKEGTPAATSRKYAIATQQILQNPLKGNPPNYATYYGNDFGPIDPTRVQGGDIAVAHSGDAYTDPSIQFVDLTLQGVPYNASYNAQLFKQLSPAMKAHLQTLYPTL
- the preA gene encoding NAD-dependent dihydropyrimidine dehydrogenase subunit PreA, whose protein sequence is MPVVLDSTYLGVVFRNPFVLASAPPTATADMVRRAFEAGWGGAVIKTLIREPVHNLPNRFAAIRHGNRITGFENLELLSEQAPDEWYRAIRCIKADFPDCPIIGSIMGAANSPDEWHSLALGCQDAGADLLELNFSCPHGYPERGRGAAIGQNPDYAAQITRWVTDCKEITIPVIPKLTAAVANIQNIAEELALAGAHGFCAINTIPSFFGFDLRTLRPKPDIGGKTSYGGYSGPGIKPIALRAVSELCQSPGLPVMASGGIANGFDAVEFMLLGAPVVQMATEVMLHGFGIIDRMQQELREFMTWHDFTAPVDFIGLCRDSATSFKKLPAGTMVSPRLLAERCTHCGACFTACRDGGYQAISWNKGLPGIDPTVCKSCSLCSHVCPAGALQMQSCCS
- a CDS encoding TIGR03768 family metallophosphoesterase codes for the protein MASNDPTMSGAVTRRDFVKYSAGTVACMYLTTLNIGCSSSTVQVIQWPISNTVYTTAEHQILPVPVAAGAPLIAPKELARYSQYNYSSWNVGPGLPCTVWETIAVKAPNAALLLSFFTITDVHITDKESPAQPLYFEWSQAAGSTTMNSSAYSPVILASTHLLDAAVQTINAVHRTSPFDFGIALGDACNNTQYNELRWYIDVLDGKVITPSSGDHVGAGFIDYQKPYQAAGLDKSIPWYQVLGNHDQFWMGSCYESPLLRAAHISNSILTTDNSAANCQSIGQPGFYSGVIDGSDPLGPVILSGPEQNYPVPPSVVADPDRRSLSTSLSSSQNWIREFFITTSTPVGHGFNLVDPAMARDFACYSFVPKANMPIKVIVLDDTCKGTGQPNYAGGSLDQIRLDWLKQELQAGQDNNQLMIIAAHIPFRVYKDLVTDPAQVATNPQIMTLFLPMPVYSVVNDDALLSVLQGYPNLIMWIAGHRHMNTVTPQIHPTDPTRSFWEVETSSLRDFPQQFRTFRIYRNTNNTVSIIITNVDPAVSTASPATTSRGNAIATARITAHVPMGDATSHSINAELVVQLTPTMQAVIANAGTPV